Proteins from one Mesotoga infera genomic window:
- a CDS encoding FmdB family zinc ribbon protein yields MPFYMYECKDCGKTTEAFQKMSDEPLKVCPSCGGHLKKLLSNVGVVFKGGGYYSTDSKKTSSLSSTSTVPSKKD; encoded by the coding sequence ATGCCGTTTTATATGTATGAATGCAAAGATTGTGGTAAGACAACGGAAGCCTTCCAGAAAATGTCAGATGAGCCGTTAAAGGTCTGTCCATCGTGCGGGGGACATCTAAAGAAATTGTTAAGCAATGTAGGAGTAGTCTTCAAGGGCGGTGGATATTATTCGACCGATTCCAAGAAAACTTCGAGTTTGAGCAGCACTTCAACGGTTCCTTCGAAAAAAGACTGA
- a CDS encoding cupin domain-containing protein, with amino-acid sequence MPDNVQVGRAHEVKPQLIDNEKVRKVQKRVLIGKAKGAKNFVMRLFTVEEGGYSPLHSHPWEHEVYIVSGNATVVTNNGEQPAQAGSYVFVPANALHQFKNTGKGNLEFICVIPNTAEEE; translated from the coding sequence ATGCCGGACAACGTCCAAGTAGGCAGAGCGCATGAGGTAAAACCCCAGTTAATTGACAACGAAAAGGTCAGAAAAGTGCAGAAGAGGGTGCTCATAGGTAAGGCAAAAGGAGCGAAAAATTTCGTGATGAGGCTTTTCACTGTCGAAGAGGGGGGCTACAGTCCTCTCCACAGTCATCCCTGGGAACACGAGGTTTATATAGTGTCAGGCAATGCGACAGTTGTCACAAATAATGGTGAGCAACCGGCACAGGCGGGAAGCTATGTTTTCGTTCCCGCCAACGCGTTGCATCAATTCAAGAATACCGGAAAAGGTAACCTCGAGTTTATCTGTGTTATTCCAAATACGGCCGAAGAGGAATAG
- the jag gene encoding RNA-binding cell elongation regulator Jag/EloR has product MKSYQFKADSVEEAIQLARRELDAYEDELDIKIIEKGSKGFLGIFGTKESVIEVSLHDSHSERKLYEYLKGILSSFDEEVLSEVKLVGRTYKVKIEGEKISRLIGKHGKTVAALQHILNIYANRMAQIKVNVTVDVGDYRYERKKLVEEIAHRTAKSALSKKGKIVMEPMFSFERRLVHEVISQYHDLKSYSVGFEPYRKVVVEYSERKYKEDRRKSDPIKRRGYGDAGQRPSRQSA; this is encoded by the coding sequence GTGAAATCGTACCAATTCAAGGCCGATTCTGTCGAGGAAGCGATCCAACTGGCCCGCAGGGAACTGGACGCTTACGAAGACGAACTGGATATAAAGATTATCGAAAAGGGTTCCAAGGGCTTTCTAGGAATCTTCGGCACGAAAGAATCGGTAATTGAAGTCTCTCTTCACGACAGTCATTCGGAAAGAAAACTGTACGAATATTTGAAGGGTATTTTAAGTAGCTTCGACGAAGAGGTACTATCGGAAGTCAAGCTGGTTGGAAGAACCTACAAAGTAAAAATAGAGGGCGAGAAGATCTCAAGGCTGATAGGCAAGCACGGGAAGACTGTGGCCGCCCTTCAGCATATTCTCAATATCTACGCCAACAGAATGGCGCAGATAAAGGTCAACGTCACCGTCGATGTGGGCGACTATCGCTATGAGAGAAAGAAACTAGTCGAAGAGATAGCCCACAGGACGGCCAAGTCGGCACTATCGAAGAAGGGCAAGATAGTCATGGAGCCCATGTTCTCTTTCGAGAGGAGACTGGTACACGAGGTTATATCTCAGTACCACGATTTGAAGAGTTATTCGGTCGGTTTTGAACCATACAGAAAAGTGGTTGTCGAGTACAGCGAACGAAAATATAAAGAAGATCGCAGAAAAAGCGACCCGATCAAAAGGAGGGGGTACGGAGATGCCGGACAACGTCCAAGTAGGCAGAGCGCATGA